CTTTACTTAGTAACGGGAAGCATTCAAATATCTAACCAGATTATCTTGGATTATTACAATATTTTAGCATGTACATCTTAATTTTTTTCTGAATATTATTGTTTGCATTGCGATTCTTATAGGTATCAAAAGGTATTAGTCAAATTAAAAAGCTTTTTGATAATATGTATTGAAAAAGTATATATTTGATAATAATATATTGAAGTTTATCACGTATATAAATAAGTTTTATAAACGTTTTTATTCAAATCGCAATAATTATTCTAATTACAAGAAGATTTGCCATGAAAAAAGAAACCTATATTATTATCCTATTTTTTTTTATTAATCTAATTCAGGCACAAAAGAAAAGTCCAGATTATTTTACATTAAAGGGCGTTTTAAAAAATAATTACAAAGGGTATTTATACGTTTCTTATGATGATAAAAATGATAGCTGTTTAGTAGAAAACAATAAATTTTCTTTCAAAGGGCATATAAAAGGTAACATGACAAATGTATTTTTTTGGTTGAGAGATAAACCTTGCATAATGAAAAAAGAATTTTTTCTCGAAAATAAAAACGTTAAAATCGACTTAGCTTTTTATGAAGAAATCCAAGACAGAGATACGACAGTTATTTTTCATGCAACTTCAATTGTGGGTACAAAAACAGCTCTGATACAGAACGATTATGAAAGATTTGTTGCTAGTAATTTATTTGCTAAAGATCGGGATCAAAATTTATACAGAAAGCTAAACACAATGGCAGTTAAAAATCCAAAAAATTATTATGTGGCTACTTTAATTGAGGAAATGTGTTGGGATAGTACATTGGATAAGAATCAATTAAAAAAATATATAGTAAATTAGATAAAAAAAATCAACGAAAAAGCACTATTTATATTATAGAAAAAAAACTGTATCCTAAAAACGATATAAATGTAAACGATATGGTTTATGATTTTGAATTACCGGATGAAAACAATACTGTATTTAAAACAGTATCTTTAAAAGGGAAATGGTATCTTATAGATTTTTGGGCAACCTATTGTAGTATCTGTATCGCTGCATTTCCTAAATTACAAAAGATTCATGATTTATATAAAGACCGGAATTTTGAAATTTTAGCAGTTTCCGTTGATAAAGATTTGCAACAATGGCAAAATTTCTTGAAAATACATGATCTAAAATGGCAAAATTTGATTGAAAAAAGGGGTATTGACAATAGCGAAGCTGTAAAAAAATATATTTCTTTTACCCCATCAAATTTTTTAATTAGCCCCGAAGGTAAAATAGTTGCAAGAAATATTAGCCCCGAAGATTTAGAAAAATTCCTCAAAAAAAATTTAAAATAATCCTAAA
This portion of the Flavobacterium panacagri genome encodes:
- a CDS encoding DUF4369 domain-containing protein; amino-acid sequence: MKKETYIIILFFFINLIQAQKKSPDYFTLKGVLKNNYKGYLYVSYDDKNDSCLVENNKFSFKGHIKGNMTNVFFWLRDKPCIMKKEFFLENKNVKIDLAFYEEIQDRDTTVIFHATSIVGTKTALIQNDYERFVASNLFAKDRDQNLYRKLNTMAVKNPKNYYVATLIEEMCWDSTLDKNQLKKYIVN
- a CDS encoding TlpA family protein disulfide reductase, coding for MVYDFELPDENNTVFKTVSLKGKWYLIDFWATYCSICIAAFPKLQKIHDLYKDRNFEILAVSVDKDLQQWQNFLKIHDLKWQNLIEKRGIDNSEAVKKYISFTPSNFLISPEGKIVARNISPEDLEKFLKKNLK